The stretch of DNA TAATCCCCAGAACCCCTCGCTAATAGGGTGCTTTATATTAAAACTACTATAGCGATCATGCAATGACAGCGGGCTATCTCAAACTGTGCGTTTTTAGAGCATAAGCAACAGCGGCGTTTAACGCATTATTTACCGGCTGGTTGTCTTGGGAAGTAGTTTGATTATTTCCCAGCCTTTATCTCGTCCCAAACGCGCGTATATTTCTGATTTTCAATGCCGAGATCGCGGATAACTTCGAAACGTGAAACGATTTCTGCAGGCGGAAAGAGAATCGGATCACTGCGGAGTTCTTCCGGCAAAAGCTCATAGGCAGGCTTATTCGGGAACAGATAAGAGGTAAAGCGAATATTCGCTGCGGCAACTTCCGGGCGCAGCATAAAATTGATGAATTTGTGCGCCAGATCGGGATTCGGAGCGCTCTTGGGGATGACCATCTCGTCCATGGAGACCGAACCGCCTTCTTTCGGCAGCATGAAAACAATATTTTCATTCTCTTGGGAAACCTGCAGGATATCTCCGCTGTAGCCGTGTACAAGATAAAACTCTTCGGAAACAAGGCCGGTTTTATATTGCTCATTTTCGAATTTGGCAATATTCTTTTTCCACTGCAGCACCAAATCTTTTGCCTGCGCAAGCTGGCGTTCGTCCGTCGTGTTTAGGCTGTACCCCAAGGCCTTGAGTGCAGCGCCGATGGTCTCCCGCATATCGTTCAGCAGCGTCATACGACCGGCTAAATCGCTGCGCTCAAATACGCGCCAGCTCGGCTCCTTTATTTCGACTTTATCTTTCAAATAGGCAATGCCGGTAAAGGTCACCGCCCACGGCACGCTGTAGGTCATCGCCGGATCGAGCATGATATCGACATAAGACGAATCGACGTTCTTTAGGTTGGAAATTTTGTTGTGATCGAGCGGCATCAGCATGTCCTGCTGAATCATAATGTTGACCATATAACTGGACGGAACGATCACGTCATAACCGACTGCGCCCGCCTTGAGCTTGGCGTACATCGACTCGTTCGAGTCAAAGGTGTCTTCGATGACCCGGCAGTCATATTCTTCTTCGAATTGGGCGATCATTTCCGGATCCACATAATCAGCCCAATTGTAGAAATGCAGCACCGGTTTCTTTTCGGCACAACTCAGAACCAATGCGGCTAGTATTATAAGAGAAATCAACTGTTTCATGATTTTTTCTCCTCCAATAGTCGTTGCGAAATCAAAATGAGAGAAAAGGTAAAGATCAGCATCAGTGTCGACAAGGCGTTGATGATGGCCGGTGAGCCGTGCTTGATCATGCTGTAAATGCGGATCGGCAGGGTTGTGGAGCCGGCACCGGCGACGAAAAAGGAAATGACAAAATCATCGATGGAGAGCGTAAAAGCCAGCAATCCGCCGGCGGCGATGCCGGGGGCGAGCAGCGGCAGCATGACGCGACGGGCAGCCTGCCAGGCATCGGCGCCCAAATCCTGCGCCGCTTCGATCATCTGATAGTCGAAATCCTGCAGCCGCGAAAGTACAACCATCGCGACATAGCTGATGCAGAACGTTACATGTGCCAAAAAAATGGTCACGAGCCCCAATTTTACCCCCAACGCGATAAAAAACAGCAGCAGACTCATGCCCATCAGGATGTCGGGAAAGACCAAAGGCGTATAGATTAGGGTTAGGTGTAGCCGCTGCAGTCGCGTATGATAGCGGTGCAGAGCCAGAGCGGCAAGCGTGCCCAAAACCATGGAAACGAGCGTGGCCGAAACGGCGACGATGAGCGTATTCTGCAGCGCCCGCCAGATTTCATCATGATGAAAGAGCTGCACGTACCATTTAAAGGTAAAGCCCTTCCAATTGCCGCCGAAACGGGCAGCGTTAAAAGAGTTCAAAACCAAAATCAAGATCGGCAGGTAAAAAAAGACCAGGACGCCGATGGTGACCACGAGCGGAAAGCGGCTGCGCCTCATACACCCTCCGTAAAGATCGAGACACGCCGTTTCTGACGTTGCTGTTGTATGAGTACCCCGATCATGGGTGCGAGGACCGCGAGGGTCAAGAGTGCGGACAGCCAGGCGGCATGCGGCAGGTTGCGGTCCACAAACGTTCGCTGGGCGATTTTATTGCCGATCATTTCACTGTTCGGGCCGCCGACGAGGTCAGGAATGACGTATGCGCCCAAGGCCGGGATAAACACCATCAGCACGGCGGTAAGGATGCCCTGACGAATTCCAGGGATAAAGATCGCGAAAAAGGCCTGCAGCGAACGAGCGCCGAGGTCGCGCGCGGCTTCCAGCAGACGAAAATCGAATTTTTCTGCAGCCGCATAGATCGGCAATATGGCAAAAGGCAGCGACGTGTAAACCATGACCAGCAGAACGGCGGAAGGGCGATAGAGCAAAGAAGCGTCCCTTTCTAAAAGATGTAAGGCGACGAGCACCCGCTTCAGCAACCCTTCGGGGTGAAAAAGCACCTTCCAGGCAAAGATGCGAATGAGAAAGTTGGTCCAAAACGGAACGATGACAAGCAGGAGAAGCACCTGTCTGAGGCGATCATGCGCTCTGGCGATCGTGTAACCCGTCGGAACGGCGAGGAAGATGCAAATAATGGTGGTCACGACGCTGATCCAGATCGTGCGCCAGATGACGCCGGGGTAATTCAGAGCGTGCCAGTTGCGTACCGTTTCGAGCGTCCAACCGGAGCCGACGCCGCCAGCCGGGTCCGCGGGCTTGAAGGCAATGGCAAAAACGATCAGCGTCGGGATGAAGAAGAGGACGCTCAGCCAAAGCAACGAGGGCAGCGTCAGCAGCCACTCCATGCGTCGTGAACGCATCGACGTCATTCTTTGGCTCCCTTTTCAGAAGAATCATCTTCTTCCGGCAAAGAATCGATGTCTTCGCCGACCTCTTCCGGCGGCAGCAGCATCAGATCCTCGTCCTCCTCGCGATACCGCTCGAGCATATAGCCGTCATCCGCCGACCAGGAAATCCAGACCTCTTCCTTCCAACGGATCGGCTTTTCATCCAATAAAAAGCGGCTGTGCTGCTGAAAAATTTCCAGTCGATAGTCGCCGACGCGCACCCAATAGCGCGTATGCGCACCGAGGTAGATAATGTCGTCGACCACGGCTTTCAGACGGTTGAGGTGGTTGCCGCTGTTGGGCGCCTCGCGGGAGATGCGGAATTTTTCCGGGCGCACGCTGAGGTACACGAGATCGCCGGGCTTCATCTTTTTATCGTTAAAGCAAACCACATCGCCCAAGCCGTCGATCGACAACAGACTGTAATCGGGCTCCAAAACCTCCTTTACGCTGCCTTCAAAGAAATTGGTATCGCCGATAAAAGCGGCGACAAAACTGCTGCGCGGCGCCTCATAGATTTCAGCGGGCGTGCCGATCTGCTCGATGCAGCCCTCATTCATGACCGCAATGCGGTCACTAAGGCTCATGGCCTCGGATTGATCGTGCGTGACATAGAGAAACGTAATGCCGACCTCATCGTGAATGAGATCGAGTTCCATCAGCATATGCTGGCGCAGCTTGAGGTCGAGAGCGGCCAGCGGTTCATCGAGAAGCAGCACCTGCGGCTTGTTGATGAGCGCGCGGGCAATGGCAACGCGCTGCTTCTGGCCGCCGCTGATTTGGCTCGGCTTCTTATACGCCTGATCTTCCATTTGGATCAGTGCCAAGAGCTTCTCGACTTCCTGTTCGATCTGCTTTTTCGGCAGGCGCTTGATCTTGAGGCCGAACGCAATGTTCTCCCACACCGTCAGATGCGGAAAGAGAGCATAGTTTTGAAAAATGGTATTGACTTGACGTTTGTTGGGCGGGAGATCGGTAATGTCTTTGCCGTCGAGGTAAATGCGGCCTTTGTCGGGTCGTTCAAAGCCTGCCAACAATCGCAGGAGCGTCGTTTTGCCGCATCCGCTCGGCCCCAACAAGGCGTAAAATTCGCCCTTTTTGATGTCGAGAGTTACATTGTTGACCGCCACCAAAGAACCGAACCGCTTCGTCACCCCCTCGATCTGCAGAAACTCCAATGACGTTTCCCTCCTATCGGTTTAAAGAGGAAATGAAAAGCGCCGTCGGCCAAACAGAAATGCCCTGCAGCATTCTTGGGGCGTTCAATGCCGCAGAGCATCTCCAACAAAGCCATGCTTATCCGACAGAATTTCGCATGGCTAAATATACAAATTTCCAATCAGCTTGGCAATAAGCAGTCCAGAAGGTGTGCTTCTATTTTTTTCCTGGACGCGCAAAATTTCGCGCCGCATCGTCGAGCAGCAGGACCCAATCGTTGCCGCGTTTTTCATCAGAAGGCGGGTCAAAGGTCATTCGAGAATTTTTTTCAAATTTTCCGATGTAAATGCTTTTTCCAATGGCCGGGCTATACCACCAGCCCACAACTTGAGAGCCTTTCATCGGCTCGAGATCGAGCGTAAAGGTGCTGCCGTACGGCGTATAGACGACGAGAAAGCTGCCGTCCCTGGCCAACGCGGCGCGGCAAATCTTTTCAGGCTCGCTCGGCGCGTCGAGCAGCAGGTGCGAGGCAGGCTGCAAAAGCTGCCATGGCCGCGATTCAAAAAAGGCGCGCATGTAACCTGCTTGAAAGGCACCGGGATAGTCCAGCGCCTGGGTCCAGGGTGTGCGCGCCTGCGAGATAGGGCTGCGGCCGGGCAGCCACATCTGCCAGATGTTGTGATTGCCGTAGGTATGTCCGCAGGCGCCTTCAAGCATCGACCAGTAGCCGGCGCGGCGGCTGTCGAACTCGTCGAACCAGCCGTTATCTTTGTTCCAACCGACTGGATGATCTTCATAGTTGGGTTCGCCGTCCAAAACCGGTTTCGTCGGTTCGAGCCGATAGTCGTGAGCGGTCTTTAAATAATTGGGATTGTTCCACTCGCCGTGGCCGGACTGGAACATGTTGAAATCGAGCCATTCTTCGCTATGAAACCATTCTGAAGATGAATAGCCGCCCATGGGATGCAGGGTGATGAGTTGTGTGCCGGCGCAGCCTTCCTTAATGCCGCGGGCCATGGCACGTATGATCTCTTTGTGCGTTTCGTTGTCCGGTCTGCGGTCGCCGCCTAAAATCCAGATGATGTTTTTGCCTTTATAGCGGCGTCCGAGAAATTTGCCGTATGCAAAGGCATTTTCCGGCGTGAAAATTTCCGGACCTTGCCCCCATTGTTTGTTCCATTTGTCGCCCCACGTCGGCAGCATGCCGATGAACAGTCCGAGCTTTTGCGCCTTGTCGACGATGTAATCGACATGCTGAAAATAGCGCGGATTGGGCTTGAGCGGGTCATCGTCGATCAAAGGCAGGTGCCCGTAGGCGTTGGGCGTGTGCAGTCCGTCCAGTTCGGCTAAAACGACGGCTTGAATAACGGTAAATCCCTTGGCGGCGCGATTTTGCAGGTAAAGATCGGCTTCTTCACGCATTGTCCGATGGAATAGTTCCCATGCCGTATCGCCTAGATAGAAAAAAGGTTTGCCGTCGGCATAGACGATATGCCGGCGATCGGCGCTGATTTTGAGCGTCTTGGCCTGGAGCGAGCCCAGCCCCAAAAGCAAACAAAGCGCAAGGATGTAATTTTTCATCAGGCCTCCTGGGATAAAAAGCTGAATTGTTTATACCTCAAGCTGATCGATTCGTCTGCATGCCGTCTCCCCATCCAGCCGCCCGTTCATCCACTCGTCCTGTATGCGGCGAAGATCGAGAATAAGTGAAGGTTCAGCGAGCTGAACATCATCATAACTGATCGGCTGATCTTTGGCGACTGGACGGACAAGCCGTGCCCCCTTTGCCAGTCCGACGGGCAACAGACCTTCTTGGGCGGCGATTTCGTAACGATCGATGGAGCTGTAGAACGTGCCGCCTCCGATGCCGTCGAGGAGGGTTCCGGCAGGCAAATCTTGTTTGGCAACGGCAAAAACTTCGGACACCATGCGATTCAACGGCTGCATATTCGACTTTTTTTCAATGACCAACAAGGCGCAGGTCAATGGTACTTCTATGCTGCAAAGGTGATAGGGACGGAAAAGCGTATAATAGGGCCCATTCCCCATATCGCGATAGACCAAGGCCTGACGCAGCCGCGGATGATCGGTTGTGAAGATCAAAAACACTCCCGGATGAACGCCGCCGATGCCATAGTCGACGACTCCTGCCTGATTGAGAATGCCTCCATCCTTTTTCAGTGCGAACGTTTTGTTGAGAATCTCGCGATGCGTTATAGGGCCGTGCATACCGCGCACGTCCGGTATCAAGCCGGTGGCGTTCGACACAGCCGCCATTTCGATCATGGTTTTTGAGCCGTCGACAAATTCAATGAGCATATGGGGACTCAAGCCGCGCCGCTCCGCCTCCTTGGCCCATTTCTCATCGCTCGGCTTGGCGTAGCGATCCAGCGGATTGTTTTTTCCCTTTCCCGCAGCAATAACGGTAAATCCGCAGGCAACAGCGAAATCATAAAGCTCTTTACATGCGGCCGGTTCGTCGCCTGCGGCCAATGCATACAATACTCCTTTTTGGCGGGCATAAAAGTTCAGCAACGGACCGACGGTGATGTCGGTTTCGACGTTCATCATGGCGAGCTGTTGACCGTTACGTGCCGAGCGAACCGCGGCGCGAGCGCCAACCTCCGGCACGCCGGTGGCTTCCAACATGACGTCAACCGTCTTCATATCCGTAATCACACGGTAATCGGTGGTATAGACGCATTTCCCGGCTTCAACGGCCGCATCAGCCTCTTCAGCCTTCGAAGCATAGACGATCGGCGCGTCCAGTAGTGCAATCCGGTACGAGGAGCGGGCGCGCTGTTCGTCGATGTCGGCAACCGCAACGACTTTTATCCCCTTCATTTGCCGTGCGGTCGCCATAACGTCGACGCCCATTTGACCGCAACCAATCAAACCAATGCGGACCGGTCGTCCCTGTCGTTCTCTATCCAATAATTCTGCATATAATCCGATCATAAAACCCTTTCGAATATTATGGCTTGATGACAATTTTGAGAGCATCACCCTGCGCTGCGGTTTCGAAGGCTCGGTTGATTTGGCCCAAAGGAAACTCGTTCGTAATAATTTTTTCTGCCGAAATGATGTCGCGCCGCAAGAAATCCAAAGCTGCGGCATGATGCTTGGGATGATAGGAAAATGAGCCGATCAGCCGTATTTGGCCGTAATGTATGCGATTGGCATCGACAGACGTCATCGGTGATGATTTGGGCAGCCCGCCGAAGAGAACGACTGTTCCGCCTTTGCGGACAAGCTCTACTGCCTGCCGCTGGGTTTCAGCAATCGGATTGGCGCAAATGACCTTATCCGCACCGAAACGGGTTTTCGACTTTACAACCTCGATCAAGTCTTCATTAAGCGGATCGACGATCACTTCGGGCGCAAAGATTTCGGCGATTCGTCGACGGCTGGGATTGGGTTCGGAAAGAATAACCCTGGCTCCCCGCGCTTTAGCCAAAACGGTGTGGATACAGCCGATCGGTCCGGCACCCATGACGACAACCCAGTCGCCCAGCGTCGTACCGACAGCTTCGTGACAGGAGATGACCGAGGCGCAGGGTTCCGCTAATGCCGCCGCTTCATCGCTCAGATCTTTGGGAATTCGATGCCAAACGCCGTGCGCCAGCAGCTCGCCCGGCAACGCCATTTGTTCTGCAAATCCGCCGTGATGACCTGGCGTAATGCCGTAGAGCACCAAATAATCGCACAAATTATACATGCCTTGTTCGCAATACCAGCAGGCGCCGCAATGCACATCCGGGCCCAGTGCAAGTCGATCGCCGACTTTGACGGCATGACAATTATTACCCACGCGAATCACCGTACCGGCTATCTCATGCCCTGGAATAACCGGTTCAGATTTTGAGATTGGGCCTTCGCGCCAACGGCGCAGATCAGAACCGCAGATTGCCGCGGCTTTGACGGCAATAATGCATCCGTCGACAGGCAGCTGAGGATTTTCAATGTCGGCCAACTCGATGGTTTTCGGACCGGTAAAGAACGCCGCCTTCATTTTGCTTCTCCGGCTCGTTCTTCGGAAGCCAGCCTCAACCCGACGGCTCCTTCCGGATGCGTTTCGCCGAACTGTTCTTTTGAATAGCCTCGACGTTCGAGTAAAAGAACACACAGGATATCACATGCCAACGAATTGAACAGAGAACTGCCGGTGGCAATCATACCGTAAGGATCGACGTCGGGTGATTTGACGTGATAGACGCAGTCGCTCATTTTTCCCAAAGTGGAAATCGGATTCTCGGTTTGCGCAATTATACGCGCGCCTCGTCGTTTGGCAATTTCAGCAAACCGGTTGATTTCGCGACTTTCTCCGCCCTTTGAGATAATATAGACCACGTCTTCACTGCGGACCGCTCCTGCCCCGCCATGCAGCGCATCGGCGGCGTTGATCGGCAGCGCCGGCGTCCCGCAGCAGGAGAGCAGGTGGGCGAATCGCTGAGCGACAGCCCGCGAAGTTCCTGCACCGGCGACCAGAATATGGCCGGAGCAGGCCGACATCATTTCGATAATCGAATGCAGCGTTTCTTCGTTCAGCTGATCGGCAAGGCTTTTCAGCGCTTCGATTTCCATGTGAATGATTTTTTTCGCCCGCTGCAAAAGAGCGTTATTCATGTCTGCTTATCCTTTCTAAGGCTAATAATTTTTCTTCTCTGCCTGGCGATGATCATATTTCTACGTGTATCCAGCATGACTGCTAAAAACAGAATCACTGCAAAGATCATCGGCTGGAAGTAGAGATTGATCTTTGCCGAGACGAGTCCGCTCCAAATCATACGGATCATTAACGCGCCGATGACGGTGCCGGGAAAAGCAGAACCGACACCTCCGGATAGAGCTGCTCCTCCCAATACTGCGGCGGCAATTGCGTCGAACTCATCCCCTTTGCCAAAGCCGGCGTTGACAATCCCCAATTGCGTCACTGCAACTAAGCCTCCGAGGGAGGCACAGATACCGCAAAGAACATAGGCCGAGGCGATGATGCGGTCCACCGGCAGACCGGCACGGCGGGCATTTTCCGCATTAAAGCCGACGGCGTAATAATGCCTGCCTAAGGGAATGCGACTTAGAAAGAGCTGGATTGCCGTTGCGCTCAAGGCAAAGAGTAAAATCGGCAACGGCAAAAACCCGAAAAGTTTAAAGCCGCCTACTTTTAATATCACAGCCGGAAATTCCAAGGCGCGCGATTTTGTCAAGAGTAGTCCCAAACCGCGACCGGCAATCATGGTCGCCAGGGTTACAACGAAGGGCAAAATTTTGAATCGAGTAATAAAAAAAGCGTTAAAACCGCCGATGCCGGCGCCCGCCAGCAAACAGACAAACGAAGCGGCCACCGGAGACATGCCGTAATCGCGCATCAGCAGTCCGGCAACGATGGTTGAAAGATACACCGTGGAACCCAGCGACAGATCGACGCCGCCGGTGATCAATACCAATGTCATGCCCAAGGCGGCGATGCCGATGTATGAAGCCTGCTTGGCTATATTGAGCAGAGATTCCGGCTGCAGAAACCGCGGAGAGGTCAGGCCGAAGAGCAGAAATACAATGATAAATATCGACGTCGGCATACAGCGCGTAAAAAGGGCGGTAACATCAATCCGAAAGCCCTTAAAGATTTCAAGCCTTCTGCTCATAGGTGAAAAGCCGCCTCAAGAATTTTTTCGGCATCGAATTGGTCTTTTGTGAAGCTTTTAATGATTTCGCCGCGGTGAATAACCAGCAGCCTGTCGCACAGAGCGGTCAACTCTTCAAGCTCCGAAGAAATCATTAAAATGCCGGCACCTTCGTCGGCCAAATGATTGATCAGAGAATAGACCTCATATTTTGCGCCGACGTCGATGCCGCGCGTAGGTTCATCTAATATGAACAGCAGAGGCCGTGCGAGCAGCCATTTGCCGAGCACGACTTTTTGCTGATTGCCGCCGCTGAGGCTTTTTACGATTTGTTTAAGGCTTGTGCAGCGGAGATTCAATTGTCGAACCTGCGCTTCTGATTCAGACGCCATTTTTTCATCGTCGAGAAACCTTGCAAAATCAACAAATCGGTCTAGAGTAGCCAGAACAAGATTATCCTGAACCGTGCCGTCAATTAACAGCCCTTCTTCGCGGCGATTTTCTGTAACGAAGGCCATGCCCAGTTCAATGCACCTGCGCGGAGAAGGCTGCTCGAGAATCCGGCCGTTGAAAACAATCCGGCCGCTGTCGAACGGTTCCAGGCCAAAAAGAAGCCGCGCCAGCTCGGTTCGACCGGATCCCATCAATCCGAAAAGCCCCAAGATTTCACCTTTTCGGATCTCGAAAGAGACGTCCTCCACCAATCCTTCGGCTGAAAGGTGCCTTACCTCCAAAAGAACCTGTGCCTGCGGCGTTCGTTGACGAATTGGAAAGAGATATTCCAATTCACAGCCGCACATGGAAGCGATCATCCGCTGTAATGTAAACTCGGAGGCGGTGCCGAAATCAACCATGCGGCCGTCGCGCAAAACCACAATGTCGTCGCACAGTCGCATGACTTCATCCAGATCGTGCGAAATATAAATAATGGTTTTGCCTCTTTGCTTCAAGCCGTCGATCACGTGAAATAAGCGTTCCTTTTCGGCAGCAGTGAGCGAGGTGGTCGGCTCATCGAAAATCACCAGCTCGGCATCGGCATGCAACGCTTTGCAGATCTCGACCATTTGTCTCTCCCCCGGCCGCAGCTTTTCGACCGGCCAATTCGGCGGCAAATCGAGACCAACCTGTCGCAGCAGCTGCTCGGCCTTAGCCGACATGGCGCGCCTCTCAATCCAAAAGCCTTTTCTTGGATAACGCCGCAAAAACAGATTATCGGCAATACTGAGGTTATTGAAAAGATTCAGTTCCTGATGAATAATTGCAATACCGGCTTCGGCTGCTTCGGCGGGACATGCGGGACGATAAGGTTTGCCGAGAAAATAGAGTTCTCCTGAATCGGCTTGAAGATCGCCGCTGAGGATGTTCATTAAGGTCGATTTCCCTGCTCCATTTTCACCAATCAATCCCAAAATGCGGTTAGGCATGATATCGAATGTAACTTGGCGCAATGAAGGGACGCCGAAAAAGGATTTGTTGATGTTGCGGATCGAAATAAGCGGAGTCATCGCTTACTCATGCCTCCTGACTTCCCAACCCGCCACGCATCCGCCGCGGCAGCGAGAAGGATGACTCCGCCTTTGACAATGTTAACGATGAAGAACGATAGATTCATCAAATTAAGTGAATTGGCAAGAAGAGTGAAAAACAACGCGCCTGCAAAGGCGTCCCGAACCCCTCCGCGACCGCCGAACAGGCTGATGCCCCCGATAACGGCAGCACCGATAACGTCGAGCAGAAGGTCTTGGCCGAGAGTCGGTCGACCGCCTTCCAAACGCGCCGAATAAATAACGGAACCAAGCGCAGCGAAAAAGCCGCTCAATGTAAAAGCCGTGAGGGTGACCATCGGCACATTGATGCCTGAAATCAAAGCCGCTTTGGCGTTGAGGCCCACGGCATACAGTTTTTTTCCAAAAGCGGTGTGCTGAAGAATAATATGCACGACGATTGCTGAAGCAGCCACAATCCAGACCGGTATGGGCAACAACACTCTTTTTTGGGCTAAAGCAGTAAAGGATGTCGGAAGATGGGTAATATTTTCCGATGCCGTCAAATAGATTGCCGCGCCGCTGAAAAACATCATACTGACCAAAGTAACGATGAACGGCGGCATTTTCAAATAGGCAACGGCAAAGCCGTTGAAAAAGCCGACAAGAATTCCTACGGTCAACATAACCGCAACCGCCGCGGGAACCGCGAAAACGGAACCGGCAAAAATGCCTCCTTGTTCCGAAAAGATGATGTTCCACAGCGGCGCCTTGGCAAAAACGACGGGATCGGCTGATTGACACATCAAAGAAGCGCCGCAGACGCTCGCCAGCGCCATAATGGAAGACTGCGACAGATCAATGCCGCCCACGATCATGACCAACAGCTGCCCGATCACCAGAGACAACAGAGGCCAAAAGTTAGAGCTTAGATTGGCCAGATTTCGTGAGCTTGCAAATGCGGGCAATAGAGCCGACATGACTATGAAATATCCGACAGTCAAAGTCAATACAAAATTGCGCCGGAGCAGTTGTTGAATTCCGTGCATCAGAGATGTTGTCGCAGACAAATCGTTCATTGTGATATCAATCCCCGATGCAGCAGAACGCAGCCCCACATATCTACGGCACGTTCCGCATAATTGTCCAATGTTAAGGCAAACCCGGGATCGACGATCCATTTTTTAGGCTGTTTTTCGCCGTTATCGATGGCGCGCAGCAATTCATCCATCAACGAGCGGGCTTCAAAAAATAGATCCTGCACGCCGGTCGCATCGATGATCCGTTCACGCATCATGCGGCAGGCAAACGAGTCTCCGTCAATCCCACCTAAAATAACATGGCGCGGATCTGCATCCGAAGTCCATTTGCCGAGCGGTTCGAGAACGGAGCGCAGCTGCGGATATAAAAAGTCGGATGAGGTAAAGACAAAATCGATATCCGGATTGGCCTGCATGGCGGCTTCAAAGTTGGCCAGAGTTGTGCCGGCATCCCATTTTGACGGCACTTCAACGACCGGTTTAAACAATTGCGGACGCTTGGCCAGCGCGGCATAGAAACCGTCTCGCCGTGCGATCGAGTTGGGATCGCCGAGATCGCCGACAATGATGCATGGCCTATAGCGACGGCCTGAAGCTGCCGCCTTTTCCACCATATAATCAACGGCTTTTTCCGCAATCAGCTTGTTGTCGGCGAGCACAACTATGGCGTTGCGGCTGCTGTCGGCAGGAGGACGATTAAAGACGGCGATCGGAATGCCCGCCCGATTGGCTTCGCCGATGATCGTGTTGGCGCTTTGACCGTCCTGGGGAATAATGATGAGGCCGTCGACCTGTTGCGCTATGGCGTCGCGAACCTGCTCCAGTTGGCGATTGGCGTCCTGAGAGGAATTGCGTTCGATCACCCGTATACCGCGCATCATCAGCTCTTCCGTTATGGCTTTGTGAGCCCCGACCCAAAACTCGGTTTCAAGGTCTTGAAAAGAGAAGCAAATGGTTATTTGCTTTTCCTTTTTTCCGCAGCCGATGCCGCTGATCAGGAGCAATCCGACGACAACAAAGTTCATTCGCATACACAGCTTCATACTGCAACTCCTAAAAAAGCAATTTCGTGCCTGCGCGAGATGTTCGAACGCTTGGGTTATAGAAACGGCAAAACTTTAAGCAACATCGATAAGAAACGCCGCCGTATTTTGATCCGTGATCAGAACCTTCGGAATTCCGGTCTTTAGGCCGGCGCGAATGACTTGTCGCTTTTCATCCCCGCCGGCAACGGCAATGACGCATGGGATTCGGCGCAGTT from candidate division KSB1 bacterium encodes:
- a CDS encoding spermidine/putrescine ABC transporter substrate-binding protein, coding for MKQLISLIILAALVLSCAEKKPVLHFYNWADYVDPEMIAQFEEEYDCRVIEDTFDSNESMYAKLKAGAVGYDVIVPSSYMVNIMIQQDMLMPLDHNKISNLKNVDSSYVDIMLDPAMTYSVPWAVTFTGIAYLKDKVEIKEPSWRVFERSDLAGRMTLLNDMRETIGAALKALGYSLNTTDERQLAQAKDLVLQWKKNIAKFENEQYKTGLVSEEFYLVHGYSGDILQVSQENENIVFMLPKEGGSVSMDEMVIPKSAPNPDLAHKFINFMLRPEVAAANIRFTSYLFPNKPAYELLPEELRSDPILFPPAEIVSRFEVIRDLGIENQKYTRVWDEIKAGK
- a CDS encoding ABC transporter permease subunit translates to MRRSRFPLVVTIGVLVFFYLPILILVLNSFNAARFGGNWKGFTFKWYVQLFHHDEIWRALQNTLIVAVSATLVSMVLGTLAALALHRYHTRLQRLHLTLIYTPLVFPDILMGMSLLLFFIALGVKLGLVTIFLAHVTFCISYVAMVVLSRLQDFDYQMIEAAQDLGADAWQAARRVMLPLLAPGIAAGGLLAFTLSIDDFVISFFVAGAGSTTLPIRIYSMIKHGSPAIINALSTLMLIFTFSLILISQRLLEEKKS
- a CDS encoding ABC transporter permease, producing MTSMRSRRMEWLLTLPSLLWLSVLFFIPTLIVFAIAFKPADPAGGVGSGWTLETVRNWHALNYPGVIWRTIWISVVTTIICIFLAVPTGYTIARAHDRLRQVLLLLVIVPFWTNFLIRIFAWKVLFHPEGLLKRVLVALHLLERDASLLYRPSAVLLVMVYTSLPFAILPIYAAAEKFDFRLLEAARDLGARSLQAFFAIFIPGIRQGILTAVLMVFIPALGAYVIPDLVGGPNSEMIGNKIAQRTFVDRNLPHAAWLSALLTLAVLAPMIGVLIQQQRQKRRVSIFTEGV
- a CDS encoding ABC transporter ATP-binding protein, with product MEFLQIEGVTKRFGSLVAVNNVTLDIKKGEFYALLGPSGCGKTTLLRLLAGFERPDKGRIYLDGKDITDLPPNKRQVNTIFQNYALFPHLTVWENIAFGLKIKRLPKKQIEQEVEKLLALIQMEDQAYKKPSQISGGQKQRVAIARALINKPQVLLLDEPLAALDLKLRQHMLMELDLIHDEVGITFLYVTHDQSEAMSLSDRIAVMNEGCIEQIGTPAEIYEAPRSSFVAAFIGDTNFFEGSVKEVLEPDYSLLSIDGLGDVVCFNDKKMKPGDLVYLSVRPEKFRISREAPNSGNHLNRLKAVVDDIIYLGAHTRYWVRVGDYRLEIFQQHSRFLLDEKPIRWKEEVWISWSADDGYMLERYREEDEDLMLLPPEEVGEDIDSLPEEDDSSEKGAKE
- a CDS encoding glycoside hydrolase family 140 protein, encoding MKNYILALCLLLGLGSLQAKTLKISADRRHIVYADGKPFFYLGDTAWELFHRTMREEADLYLQNRAAKGFTVIQAVVLAELDGLHTPNAYGHLPLIDDDPLKPNPRYFQHVDYIVDKAQKLGLFIGMLPTWGDKWNKQWGQGPEIFTPENAFAYGKFLGRRYKGKNIIWILGGDRRPDNETHKEIIRAMARGIKEGCAGTQLITLHPMGGYSSSEWFHSEEWLDFNMFQSGHGEWNNPNYLKTAHDYRLEPTKPVLDGEPNYEDHPVGWNKDNGWFDEFDSRRAGYWSMLEGACGHTYGNHNIWQMWLPGRSPISQARTPWTQALDYPGAFQAGYMRAFFESRPWQLLQPASHLLLDAPSEPEKICRAALARDGSFLVVYTPYGSTFTLDLEPMKGSQVVGWWYSPAIGKSIYIGKFEKNSRMTFDPPSDEKRGNDWVLLLDDAARNFARPGKK
- a CDS encoding SAF domain-containing protein; the encoded protein is MDRERQGRPVRIGLIGCGQMGVDVMATARQMKGIKVVAVADIDEQRARSSYRIALLDAPIVYASKAEEADAAVEAGKCVYTTDYRVITDMKTVDVMLEATGVPEVGARAAVRSARNGQQLAMMNVETDITVGPLLNFYARQKGVLYALAAGDEPAACKELYDFAVACGFTVIAAGKGKNNPLDRYAKPSDEKWAKEAERRGLSPHMLIEFVDGSKTMIEMAAVSNATGLIPDVRGMHGPITHREILNKTFALKKDGGILNQAGVVDYGIGGVHPGVFLIFTTDHPRLRQALVYRDMGNGPYYTLFRPYHLCSIEVPLTCALLVIEKKSNMQPLNRMVSEVFAVAKQDLPAGTLLDGIGGGTFYSSIDRYEIAAQEGLLPVGLAKGARLVRPVAKDQPISYDDVQLAEPSLILDLRRIQDEWMNGRLDGETACRRIDQLEV